A window of Euwallacea similis isolate ESF13 chromosome 10, ESF131.1, whole genome shotgun sequence contains these coding sequences:
- the LOC136411788 gene encoding uncharacterized protein isoform X2 yields MMESAAPTGFIIDESFKCTLCNASFAKEIRYNSHLGTKLHKSNVKKNRKDYRNHGFGYVSSLSPQINEDPCNYSDYKGSPETFLKNRSIRLPEILHSYIISAIAHWSVDLALNPTIINFKISLENRISDYFGNAVVEIIFSELQDKSSYSVLSLMHFQNVESNITRTIDSFKKGPFNFENILREIGKIKLEHKPNQKVSYCIYSTCQPGIDLYAPITVKFCKACRTAKLICGCQVGIDKDLVVEARYLKKERLALLNTSDYNENVYHFYNDNLGSYFLPKIYIYFKQKGRKEFLGYTANLIAKQLCKNNAEQVAEDYILYVSNWGLERNRLYKLMKEHVLTRLAGLLLKPFRLTSSFLDRTFAASIENFTFWLRATRSVDVTVLESQRDLSKLIKPYNLILGRLLQVEVEELVPLSKTVLKNISNLVLKSYLHEEDQGDGSFQLELLQEIGWRAGLVPLILQAEDPERVGTVVGILENLKKQGFFRRYILVTEHAQSVRTHQKYLSIFFNLNNVCDKLGNSFLEEVKIDFAGESISLQTIDQTDPLFKNTVTPYEFFYMILGESHMKLDTTFRKKDIHYNLVLESQLFNKFRDLLKLKDDKGRIMLRGVSPTLFK; encoded by the exons ATGATGGAAAGCGCGGCTCCTACTGGATTCATTATTGACG AATCTTTTAAATGTACTCTGTGCAACGCATCGTTCGCAAAAGAAATTAGATACAACAGCCATTTAGGCACCAAACTACACAAAAGTAACGTTAAAAAGAATCGAAAGGATTATCGCAATCATG GATTCGGCTATGTGTCCTCATTATCACCACAG ATTAACGAGGACCCTTGCAACTACTCCGACTATAAAGGCTCCCCAGAG ACTTTCCTGAAGAACCGCAGCATCAGATTGCCTGAAATCTTACATTCCTACATCATCTCGGCGATAGCCCATTGGTCAGTGGACCTGGCCCTTAATCCTACAATAATAAACTTCAAAATCAGTCTTGAGAACAGGATATCTGACTACTTCGGAAATGCAGTGGTAGAAATTATCTTCTCTGAGCTGCAGGACAAGAGTTCATATTCGGTCCTGTCTTTGATGCATTTTCAAAACGTTGAGTCCAACATCACAAGGACCATAGATTCGTTCAAAAAAGGCCcatttaatttcgaaaatattttaagggaAATTGGGAAGATTAAGCTTGAGCATAAACCAAATCAGAAGGTTAGCTACTGCATCTACAGCACTTGCCAGCCTGGAATAGACTTGTATGCTCCAATTACAGTGAAGTTCTGCAAGGCGTGCAGGACTGCTAAGCTTATTTGCGGATGCCAGGTCGGCATTGATAAAGACTTAGTGGTGGAAGCTCGCTATCTCAAAAAAGAGAGGTTGGCGCTGTTGAATACCTCAGACTacaatgaaaatgtatatCACTTTTATAATGATAATCTTGGTAGCTATTTCCTGCCTAAGATCTACATTTATTTCAAGCAGAAGGGACGGAAGGAATTTCTTGGGTATACTGCTAACCTTATAGCCAAGCAGTTGTGCAAAAACAATGCAGAACAAGTAGCTGAAGATTACATCCTCTACGTTTCCAACTGGGGCTTAGAAAGGAACAGACTGTATAAACTAATGAAAGAACATGTCTTGACCAGACTAGCAGGATTGCTCCTCAAGCCCTTCAGACTCACATCTTCTTTCTTGGATCGCACTTTCGCAGCCTCAATTGAAAACTTCACATTTTGGTTGCGGGCCACTAGGAGCGTTGACGTCACAGTTTTGGAGTCGCAGAGGGACTTAAGCAAGCTCATCAAGCCCTACAACCTAATCCTTGGTAGGCTGTTACAAGTAGAGGTTGAGGAGCTGGTTCCACTTTCAAAgacagttttaaaaaacataagcAATCTTGTGTTGAAGTCGTATTTGCATGAAGAGGACCAAGGGGATGGGAGTTTTCAGTTGGAGCTGTTACAAGAGATAGGATGGAGGGCTGGTTTGGTGCCTTTGATCCTGCAGGCTGAAGATCCGGAGCGGGTTGGAACAGTGGTTGGAATTCTGGAAAACCTCAAGAAGCAGGGATTCTTCAGGCGGTACATCTTAGTCACTGAGCATGCCCAAAGTGTGCGAACTCATCAGAAGTATCTcagcatattttttaatttaaacaacgTTTGCGACAAATTAGGCAATTCTTTCCTGGAAGAAGTTAAAATAGACTTTGCAGGGGAGAGCATTAGCTTGCAAACCATCGATCAAACCGACCCATTGTTCAAGAATACAGTAACCCCTTACGAATTTTTCTACATGATATTAGGAGAGTCGCATATGAAGCTGGACACAACCTTTCGAAAAAAAGATATACACTACAATTTAGTTCTGGAATCTCAActattcaacaaattcagggacttactaaaattgaaggaTGATAAGGGGCGAATCATGCTAAGAGGAGTTAGTCCAACACTgtttaaatag
- the LOC136411788 gene encoding uncharacterized protein isoform X1, whose protein sequence is MMESAAPTGFIIDAESFKCTLCNASFAKEIRYNSHLGTKLHKSNVKKNRKDYRNHGFGYVSSLSPQINEDPCNYSDYKGSPETFLKNRSIRLPEILHSYIISAIAHWSVDLALNPTIINFKISLENRISDYFGNAVVEIIFSELQDKSSYSVLSLMHFQNVESNITRTIDSFKKGPFNFENILREIGKIKLEHKPNQKVSYCIYSTCQPGIDLYAPITVKFCKACRTAKLICGCQVGIDKDLVVEARYLKKERLALLNTSDYNENVYHFYNDNLGSYFLPKIYIYFKQKGRKEFLGYTANLIAKQLCKNNAEQVAEDYILYVSNWGLERNRLYKLMKEHVLTRLAGLLLKPFRLTSSFLDRTFAASIENFTFWLRATRSVDVTVLESQRDLSKLIKPYNLILGRLLQVEVEELVPLSKTVLKNISNLVLKSYLHEEDQGDGSFQLELLQEIGWRAGLVPLILQAEDPERVGTVVGILENLKKQGFFRRYILVTEHAQSVRTHQKYLSIFFNLNNVCDKLGNSFLEEVKIDFAGESISLQTIDQTDPLFKNTVTPYEFFYMILGESHMKLDTTFRKKDIHYNLVLESQLFNKFRDLLKLKDDKGRIMLRGVSPTLFK, encoded by the exons ATGATGGAAAGCGCGGCTCCTACTGGATTCATTATTGACG CAGAATCTTTTAAATGTACTCTGTGCAACGCATCGTTCGCAAAAGAAATTAGATACAACAGCCATTTAGGCACCAAACTACACAAAAGTAACGTTAAAAAGAATCGAAAGGATTATCGCAATCATG GATTCGGCTATGTGTCCTCATTATCACCACAG ATTAACGAGGACCCTTGCAACTACTCCGACTATAAAGGCTCCCCAGAG ACTTTCCTGAAGAACCGCAGCATCAGATTGCCTGAAATCTTACATTCCTACATCATCTCGGCGATAGCCCATTGGTCAGTGGACCTGGCCCTTAATCCTACAATAATAAACTTCAAAATCAGTCTTGAGAACAGGATATCTGACTACTTCGGAAATGCAGTGGTAGAAATTATCTTCTCTGAGCTGCAGGACAAGAGTTCATATTCGGTCCTGTCTTTGATGCATTTTCAAAACGTTGAGTCCAACATCACAAGGACCATAGATTCGTTCAAAAAAGGCCcatttaatttcgaaaatattttaagggaAATTGGGAAGATTAAGCTTGAGCATAAACCAAATCAGAAGGTTAGCTACTGCATCTACAGCACTTGCCAGCCTGGAATAGACTTGTATGCTCCAATTACAGTGAAGTTCTGCAAGGCGTGCAGGACTGCTAAGCTTATTTGCGGATGCCAGGTCGGCATTGATAAAGACTTAGTGGTGGAAGCTCGCTATCTCAAAAAAGAGAGGTTGGCGCTGTTGAATACCTCAGACTacaatgaaaatgtatatCACTTTTATAATGATAATCTTGGTAGCTATTTCCTGCCTAAGATCTACATTTATTTCAAGCAGAAGGGACGGAAGGAATTTCTTGGGTATACTGCTAACCTTATAGCCAAGCAGTTGTGCAAAAACAATGCAGAACAAGTAGCTGAAGATTACATCCTCTACGTTTCCAACTGGGGCTTAGAAAGGAACAGACTGTATAAACTAATGAAAGAACATGTCTTGACCAGACTAGCAGGATTGCTCCTCAAGCCCTTCAGACTCACATCTTCTTTCTTGGATCGCACTTTCGCAGCCTCAATTGAAAACTTCACATTTTGGTTGCGGGCCACTAGGAGCGTTGACGTCACAGTTTTGGAGTCGCAGAGGGACTTAAGCAAGCTCATCAAGCCCTACAACCTAATCCTTGGTAGGCTGTTACAAGTAGAGGTTGAGGAGCTGGTTCCACTTTCAAAgacagttttaaaaaacataagcAATCTTGTGTTGAAGTCGTATTTGCATGAAGAGGACCAAGGGGATGGGAGTTTTCAGTTGGAGCTGTTACAAGAGATAGGATGGAGGGCTGGTTTGGTGCCTTTGATCCTGCAGGCTGAAGATCCGGAGCGGGTTGGAACAGTGGTTGGAATTCTGGAAAACCTCAAGAAGCAGGGATTCTTCAGGCGGTACATCTTAGTCACTGAGCATGCCCAAAGTGTGCGAACTCATCAGAAGTATCTcagcatattttttaatttaaacaacgTTTGCGACAAATTAGGCAATTCTTTCCTGGAAGAAGTTAAAATAGACTTTGCAGGGGAGAGCATTAGCTTGCAAACCATCGATCAAACCGACCCATTGTTCAAGAATACAGTAACCCCTTACGAATTTTTCTACATGATATTAGGAGAGTCGCATATGAAGCTGGACACAACCTTTCGAAAAAAAGATATACACTACAATTTAGTTCTGGAATCTCAActattcaacaaattcagggacttactaaaattgaaggaTGATAAGGGGCGAATCATGCTAAGAGGAGTTAGTCCAACACTgtttaaatag
- the Blos4 gene encoding biogenesis of lysosome-related organelles complex 1 subunit 4 yields the protein MDQNTLQKTAQDYSKFITNTSIDKKLEPINTRIEDLLARMEEFETMFTFIQPDVKDSRDMLKSILDYKPEFEDLCEKIDCTIFLIAHIKNNLDSLEARIEEEEVRLGVEGTSSKVTERVTSMLTPLFVSYC from the exons ATGGACCAAAACACCCTCCAAAAAACCGCCCAAGACTATAGTAAATTTATAACAAACACCAGCATAGACAAGAAG CTGGAACCGATCAATACTCGCATAGAGGACTTGTTGGCCCGCATGGAGGAATTTGAAACTATGTTCACTTTCATCCAACCTGATGTTAAAGACTCCCGTGACATGTTAAAATCAATACTCGACTACAAGCCGGAATTCGAGGATTTGTGCGAAAAAATCGACTGCACTATATTCCTAATAGCGCACATCAAAAACAATCTAGACTCTTTAGAGGCAAGAATTGAAGAGGAAGAAGTTCGGTTAGGGGTGGAGGGTACAAGTAGCAAAGTTACAGAGAGGGTCACCAGCATGCTGACTCCCCTTTTTGTGAGTTATtgttga
- the Duox gene encoding dual oxidase, protein MSAGLVSLSIVYCAIFSCSALQSDPPRHKLEKQRYDGWFNNLAHPEWGSVGSHLTRRAPPAYADGVYMLSGQDRPSPRTLSKMFMKGVDGLGSMTNRTALLAFFGQLVTSEVVMASESGCPIEMHRIDIDKCDGMYDKECKGNRYIPFHRASYDKQTGQSPNSPREQLNHVTSWIDGSFIYSTSEPWVNSMRSFNNGTFLTDESGKLPIKNFKKVPLFNNPVPHMMKMQSSERLFLLGDPRTNQNPALLTLGLLFFRWHNEVANRVQRSNPSWSDEDIFQRARRIVVATLQNIILYEYLPAFLGEPLPKYGGYQQNVHPGITHVFQSAAFRFGHSLIPPGLYRRDSKCNFKTTKRGHLALRLCTTWWDSNDVLTKTSIEELLMGISSQLAEREDSVLCSDVREKLFGPMEFSRRDLGALNIMRARDNGLPDYNTIRVSYGLTKRSNFTEINPQLFKEKPELLRTLISAYRGDINNVDVYVGGMLESLGHPGELFRTVIKEQFTRLRDSDRFWFENEASGIFTKKDIEELRRVSLWDVIVNSTAVPPEAIQRNVFFWHEGDPCQQPGQLNVSQMEPCKMITGYDYFEGNELVFIYACVFLGFVPILCAGAGYGVVKLQNRRRRRLKTKQEELTTHNAKLPVDAITVHEWLHANYRRLVKVKFGPDSAIHVVDRKGVTLRTLNLKHVDSVLVEESLDVTAVKRPMLLLHVPKDHDLVLEFDSVGGKRKFLAKLELFLNSNKKNFMLTQVVREIMLAKAETKQRREKKLEHFFREAYALTFGLRPGERRRGSDDTMDGEVVTVMRTSLTKGEFASALGMKTDAVFVTKMFNIVDKDGDGRISFQEFLDTIVLFSRGKTDDKLRIIFDMCDNDRNGVIDKEEFSEMLRSLVEIARTTSLSDDHVTELIDGMFQDAGLQHKNYLTYQDFKEMMREYKGDFVAIGLDCKGAKQNFLDTSTNVARMTSFHIEPSIDSDKSFLRLKWDSLTTFLEENRQNIFYLFLFYVVTIALFVERFIHYSFMAEHTDLRHIMGVGIAITRGSAASLSFCYSMLLLTMCRNLITKLKEFTVQQYIPLDANIQFHKIAACTALFFSLLHTVGHIVNFYHVSTQPLENLKCLTNEIRFPSDYKPGISFWLFQTITGVTGVLLFIIMCVIVVFAHPTIRKKAYKFFWFTHSLYVLLYALSLIHGLARLTGAPRFWIFFIGPGIIFTLDKVVSMRTRYIPLDVLETELLPSDVIKIKFYRPPNLKYLSGQWVRLACTAFNDREFHSFTLTSAPHENFLSCHIKAQGPWTWKLRNYFDPCNYNPEDQPKILLEGPFGGGNQDWYKFEVAVMVGGGIGVTPYASILNDLVFGTSTNRYSGVACKKVYFLWICPSHKHFEWFIDVLRDVERKDVTNVLEIHIFITQFFHKFDLRTTMLYICENHFQRLSKTSIFTGLKAVNHFGRPDMTSFLKFVQKRHSYVSKIGVFSCGPRPLTKSVMSACDEVNMGRKLPYFIHHFENFG, encoded by the exons ATGAGTGCTGGCTTAGTTTCACTTAGTATTGTTTATTGTGCCATTTTCAGCTGCAGCGCCCTGCAGTCAG ATCCGCCACGccataaattagaaaaacagAGGTACGACGGATGGTTCAACAACTTGGCGCATCCGGAATGGGGTTCCGTAG GTAGCCATCTCACACGGAGAGCGCCTCCTGCGTACGCAGATGGGGTTTACATGCTGTCAGGCCAAGACAGGCCCAGCCCTCGTACCCTTAGTAAAATGTTCATGAAGGGGGTAGACGGCTTGGGCTCCATGACGAACCGAACAGCCCTTCTAGCCTTTTTCGGTCAGTTGGTGACGTCCGAGGTGGTGATGGCCAGCGAGAGCGGATGTCCCATTGAAATGCACCGCATTGACATTGATAAATGCGACGGAATGTACGATAAAGAGTGCAAGGGCAATAGGTATATTCCCTTCCATAGAGCCAGCTACGATAAGCAGACGGGGCAGAGTCCTAACAGCCCTCGAGAACAG CTCAACCACGTCACCAGCTGGATTGATGGGAGTTTCATCTACAGCACTAGTGAGCCTTGGGTGAACTCCATGCGATCCTTTAACAACGGCACTTTTCTCACTGATGAGAGCGGAAAATTGCCtattaaaaacttcaaaaaggTGCCATTGTTTAACAATCCGGTGCCCCACATGATGAAGATGCAGAGCTCTGAGAGGTTGTTTT TGTTAGGAGACCCCCGCACTAACCAGAATCCGGCTCTTTTGACTCTAGGGCTTTTATTCTTCCGCTGGCACAATGAGGTGGCGAATCGAGTACAGCGGTCCAATCCGTCATGGAGCGATGAGGATATATTCCAGAGAGCGCGTCGCATCGTCGTAGCAACGCTGCAA AATATTATCTTGTATGAATATTTGCCAGCTTTCCTCGGGGAACCACTGCCCAAATACGGGGGATACCAACAGAACGTGCACCCGGGAATTACTCATGTGTTCCAGAGCGCAGCCTTCAGATTCGGGCATTCCTTAATCCCACCGGGGCTCTATAGGAGGGACTCAAAATGCAACTTTAAGACCACAAAAAGGGGACACTTGGCTTTGCGATTGTGCACCACGTGGTGGGACTCGAAC GACGTTTTGACTAAGACCTCTATTGAAGAACTCTTAATGGGCATTTCGTCACAACTGGCCGAGAGAGAAGATTCTGTTCTATGCTCGGATGTGAGGGAAAAACTATTCGGTCCTATGGAATTTTCCAGGCGGGACTTGGGGGCATTAAATATAATGAGAGCTCGCGATAACGGACTTCCCGATTATAACACT ATCCGAGTGTCTTACGGCCTTACAAAACGATCCAATTTCACAGAAATCAATCCTCAGTTATTCAAGGAAAAACCAGAATTGTTGCGTACCTTGATCTCAGCCTACAGGGGGGATATAAATAACGTGGATGTTTATGTAGGGGGAATGTTGGAGAGTCTAGGACATCCGGGGGAGCTTTTTAGGACTGTAATCAAAGAGCAATTTACCCGGTTGCGGGATTCTGATCGGTTTTGGTTCGAGAACGAGGCTAGCGG aatttttactaaaaaagaCATAGAAGAGTTGCGGCGCGTGAGTTTATGGGATGTGATAGTGAACAGCACTGCGGTGCCCCCAGAGGCGATACAGagaaacgtatttttttgGCATGAAGGAGATCCATGTCAGCAACCAGGGCAGTTGAATGTGTCCCAAATGGAACCCTGTAAAATGATCACCGGGTATGATTATTTCGAG GGTAACGAACTGGTGTTCATTTACGCATGTGTCTTTCTTGGTTTCGTTCCCATCTTGTGTGCAGGCGCTGGCTATGGCGTCGTCAAGTTACAAAACCGGCGCCGACGCCGCCTCAAAACCAAACAAGAAGAACTCACAACGCACAACGCTAAATTACCAGTCGACGCCATTACAGTGCACGAATGGCTGCACGCCAACTACCGACGCCTTGTTAAAGTCAAATTCGGCCCCGATTCTGCCATCCACGTGGTGGACCGCAAAGGAGTGACTTTGCGTACCCTCAATTTGAAACACGTGGACTCGGTGCTGGTAGAGGAATCGCTTGATGTAACCGCAGTTAAGAGACCGATGCTGCTACTGCACGTCCCTAAAGATCATGATTTGGTGCTGGAATTCGACTCTGTGGGAGGAAAACGCAAATTTCTGGCCAAGCTGGAATTGTTCCTCAATTCtaacaagaaaaattttatgctGACGCAGGTAGTCAGAGAGATTATGCTGGCTAAAGCTGAGACTAAACAGAGACGCGAGAAGAAGCTGGAGCATTTTTTCAGAGAGGCCTATGCGTTGACGTTTGGGTTACGTCCAGGGGAGCGGCGCAGGGGCAGCGATGACACCATGGATGGGGAGGTTGTGACAGTGATGCGCACCTCCCTTACTAAAGGCGAGTTTGCTAGCGCTTTAGGCATGAAAACAGATGCGGTGTTTGTGACCAAAATGTTCAATATCGTGGACAAGGACGGGGACGGCCGAATTTCCTTTCAGGAGTTTCTGGATACGATCGTACTGTTTTCTCGCGGTAAAACCGACGATAAGCTGCGCATCATCTTCGATATGTGCGATAACGATAGAAACGGCGTTATAGATAAGGAGGAGTTTTCAGAAATGCTGCGCAGTCTCGTTGAGATCGCCCGTACAACCAGTTTGTCCGATGACCATGTAACTGAGCTTATAGACGGCATGTTTCAG GATGCAGGGTTGCAACACAAAAACTATCTCACATACCAAGATTTTAAGGAGATGATGCGCGAGTACAAGGGCGATTTTGTAGCCATAGGTTTAGACTGCAAGGGAGCCAAACAGAACTTTCTGGACACTTCAACCAATGTGGCGCGCATGACCAGTTTTCATATAGAGCCAAGCATCGACAGCGATAAGTCTTTTTTGCGCTTAAAATGGGACAGTTTGACCACCTTCCTCGAGGAGAATAGacagaatatattttatttgttcctGTTCTATGTGGTGACCATTGCCCTTTTCGTCGAGCGCTTCATTC ATTATTCGTTTATGGCGGAACACACAGACTTACGTCATATAATGGGAGTGGGTATTGCGATTACCAGAGGCTCAGCAGCTTCTCTATCTTTTTGTTACTCGATGCTCTTGCTCACCATGTGCAGGAATTTGATTACGAAATTAAAGGAGTTTACTGTGCAGCAATATATTCCTTTAGACGCCAATATACAATTCCATAAAATAGCGGCATGTACCGCCCTTTTCTTCTCTTTGTTACACACTGTAGGCCatattgtcaatttttatCACGTGTCAACGCAgccattagaaaatttaaaatgcctGACCAATGAGATTCGATTCCCATCCGATTATAAACCGGGAATCAGCTTTTGGCTTTTTCAGACCATCACAG gcGTCACTGGGGTACTTCTTTTCATCATCATGTGCGTCATCGTAGTCTTTGCGCATCCCACAATCAGAAAAAAGGCTTACAAATTTTTCTGGTTCACTCACAGTCTTTATGTGCTTCTATATGCTCTTTCGCTAATTCACGGCCTGGCCCGTCTGACCGGAGCGCCAcgtttttggatatttttcattgGACCGGGTATAATTTTCACCTTGGATAAGGTGGTCAGCATGCGCACACGATATATTCCACTGGACGTACTGGAAACGGAACTGCTTCCCTCCGATGTAATCAAAATCAAGTTCTACAGACCTCCAAACCTCAAGTATTTATCGGGGCAGTGGGTGCGGTTGGCTTGTACTGCTTTTAATGACCGTGAGTTTCATTCTTTTACTTTGACGTCTGCTCCGCATGAGAATTTCCTGTCGTGCCACATTAAAGCTCAAG GGCCCTGGACGTGGAAATTGCGCAATTACTTTGATCCTTGCAATTACAACCCTGAAGATCAGCCTAAAATATTGCTGGAAGGGCCCTTTGGAGGAGGCAACCAAGACTGGTACAAGTTCGAGGTAGCCGTTATGGTAGGGGGCGGCATTGGGGTGACACCATATGCCTCAATTCTCAACGATTTAGTTTTTGGAACGTCCACTAATCGTTACTCGGGGGTGGCGTGCAAAAAG GTGTATTTCTTGTGGATTTGCCCTTCGCACAAACATTTCGAGTGGTTTATCGACGTCCTCAGGGATGTAGAACGGAAAGACGTCACTAACGTGCtggaaatacatatttttatcacACAGTTCTTCCACAAGTTTGATTTAAGAACCACCATGCTG TATATTTGCGAAAACCACTTTCAGCGCCTTTCAAAAACGTCTATATTCACCGGTTTGAAGGCAGTTAATCACTTTGGAAGGCCGGATATgacttcatttttaaaattcgtccAAAAACGGCATAGTTAC GTAAGTAAAATAGGGGTATTTAGCTGCGGACCGAGGCCTC